In one Alphaproteobacteria bacterium genomic region, the following are encoded:
- the hemW gene encoding radical SAM family heme chaperone HemW, giving the protein MSPQKQTAAEAAARTPLALYIHWPFCKAKCPYCDFNSHVRDGIDQARWRKALLTELDGALDGFADRRLTSIFFGGGTPSLMDPETTGALIEAAKGAVPPADDIEITLEANPTSVEAGKFAAYADAGVNRVSLGIQALDDASLKFLGREHSAAEARGAIDLAHRHFPRRSFDLIYARAGQTPEAWAAELGQAIDLAADHLSLYQLTIEEGTHFHTLARLGQPLTAEEEVAAALYEATQARLDALGLPAYEVSNHARPGAESRHNLAYWRYWDYVGIGPGAHGRETRAGTKRATIRERLPERWLDAVERQGHALREVEEIGPDRRLQELLLMGLRLSEGVPESRLIAETGRGFEALEQDRLQALLDEGYLERHDDILRATPEGRLRLNTVLGYLLA; this is encoded by the coding sequence ATGAGCCCGCAGAAGCAGACGGCAGCGGAGGCGGCGGCCCGCACGCCGCTGGCGCTCTATATCCACTGGCCCTTCTGCAAGGCCAAGTGCCCCTATTGCGATTTCAACAGCCATGTCCGCGACGGCATCGACCAGGCGCGCTGGCGCAAGGCGCTGCTGACCGAGCTGGACGGGGCGCTGGACGGGTTCGCGGATCGCCGACTGACATCGATCTTCTTCGGCGGCGGCACGCCGTCGCTTATGGACCCGGAAACGACAGGCGCCCTGATCGAAGCGGCAAAAGGTGCAGTGCCGCCCGCCGACGACATCGAAATCACGCTGGAAGCCAACCCGACCTCCGTCGAGGCAGGCAAATTCGCAGCCTATGCCGATGCCGGGGTGAACCGCGTGTCGCTGGGCATTCAGGCCCTGGACGATGCATCGCTCAAGTTTCTCGGCCGGGAGCATTCGGCGGCCGAGGCGCGGGGTGCCATCGACCTCGCCCACAGGCATTTCCCGCGCCGGTCCTTCGACCTGATCTATGCCCGCGCCGGTCAGACGCCCGAAGCCTGGGCGGCGGAGCTGGGTCAGGCGATCGATCTCGCCGCCGACCATCTGTCGCTCTATCAGCTGACCATCGAGGAAGGGACGCATTTCCACACGCTGGCGCGGCTTGGACAGCCCCTGACGGCAGAGGAAGAGGTCGCCGCCGCACTCTACGAGGCGACGCAGGCGCGTCTCGATGCGCTCGGCCTGCCCGCCTATGAGGTATCGAACCATGCCCGCCCCGGTGCCGAAAGCCGTCACAACCTCGCCTATTGGCGCTATTGGGACTATGTCGGCATCGGCCCCGGCGCCCATGGCCGTGAGACCAGGGCCGGCACCAAGCGCGCGACCATCCGCGAACGCCTGCCCGAACGCTGGCTGGACGCCGTCGAACGCCAGGGCCATGCCCTGAGGGAGGTGGAGGAGATCGGCCCCGACCGCCGCCTGCAGGAACTGCTGCTGATGGGCCTGCGCCTGTCGGAGGGTGTTCCCGAAAGCCGCCTGATCGCCGAGACGGGGCGGGGCTTCGAGGCGCTGGAGCAGGACCGGCTGCAAGCATTGCTGGACGAAGGCTATCTGGAGCGCCACGACGACATCCTGCGTGCCACGCCCGAAGGCCGCCTGCGTCTGAACACGGTGCTGGGTTACCTGCTGGCATAG
- the dctP gene encoding TRAP transporter substrate-binding protein DctP, which produces MKRILCAAGLAATMAFGAATAQAADVTMRISLQLPLKSHLGQNLLMFKEEVEKTTNGEVAVEIYDSAQLYKDKEVPAAVGSGAIEAGVASLTRYVGDIPAVDIFYQPFIFDSEEKVRAAVAKGSDIRGPIDEAIKDTGSTVLWWQAYGGAIMLSNGGPIKTPADMEGKKVRVFGKTLGDFVTAAGGAPTLISGSEQYLAYQRGTVDIGMTGVSGVKSRKLWEVMDTITVTNHADIEFIVVVNNEFWAGLSDDHRAKIEAAAMKAEAHVRDKMSSIEAEAYTAAQENGMTVYTPTADELAAWRDVSQPVYDAYKEKAGDLGRKLFSAATGM; this is translated from the coding sequence ATGAAGCGTATTCTCTGTGCGGCCGGTCTGGCCGCGACCATGGCCTTCGGGGCCGCCACGGCCCAGGCCGCCGATGTGACGATGCGGATTTCGCTGCAATTGCCGCTGAAGAGCCATCTCGGCCAGAACCTGCTGATGTTCAAGGAAGAGGTCGAGAAGACGACCAATGGCGAAGTCGCGGTCGAGATCTATGACAGCGCGCAGCTCTACAAGGACAAGGAAGTGCCCGCCGCCGTCGGCTCCGGCGCGATCGAGGCCGGGGTCGCCTCGCTGACGCGCTATGTCGGCGACATTCCGGCGGTCGACATCTTCTACCAGCCCTTCATCTTCGACAGCGAGGAGAAGGTCCGCGCGGCGGTGGCCAAGGGCTCCGACATCCGCGGTCCGATCGACGAGGCGATCAAGGACACCGGTTCCACGGTCCTGTGGTGGCAGGCCTATGGCGGCGCGATCATGCTGTCCAATGGCGGCCCGATCAAAACGCCGGCCGACATGGAGGGCAAGAAGGTCCGCGTCTTCGGCAAGACGCTGGGTGATTTCGTCACCGCCGCCGGTGGCGCGCCGACGCTCATTTCGGGATCGGAACAATATCTCGCCTATCAGCGCGGTACGGTCGACATCGGCATGACCGGTGTGTCCGGCGTCAAATCCCGCAAGCTGTGGGAGGTCATGGATACGATCACGGTGACCAACCATGCCGACATCGAATTCATCGTCGTGGTGAACAATGAGTTCTGGGCCGGTCTGTCCGACGATCACCGTGCCAAGATCGAGGCCGCGGCGATGAAGGCCGAGGCCCATGTGCGCGACAAGATGTCGTCGATCGAAGCCGAAGCCTACACGGCGGCGCAGGAAAACGGCATGACCGTCTACACGCCGACCGCCGACGAACTGGCGGCCTGGCGGGATGTCAGCCAGCCGGTCTATGACGCGTATAAGGAGAAGGCCGGCGATCTCGGTCGCAAGCTGTTCTCCGCCGCGACGGGCATGTAA
- a CDS encoding TRAP transporter small permease: MIDRFVSGLAWIAAALFTASGCMLTYEVIARYFFTLPTVWAAELSQLCLIWGSLIAMAWALRFHRHIVVDALAVRLPARVLRYTDAFAMVVVAVFSAALVWKGWPIFWDSFERGRTTGSMLDLPSWVTELAVPFGFAVLFVQAVIETVETLRGNRPGHWEAPHE, translated from the coding sequence ATGATTGACCGGTTCGTATCGGGGCTGGCCTGGATCGCCGCGGCGCTGTTCACGGCATCGGGCTGCATGCTGACCTATGAAGTGATCGCGCGCTACTTCTTCACCCTTCCGACGGTCTGGGCGGCGGAACTGAGCCAGCTCTGCCTGATCTGGGGGTCGCTGATCGCCATGGCCTGGGCGCTGCGCTTTCACCGCCATATCGTCGTCGACGCGCTGGCGGTGCGGCTGCCGGCCCGGGTGCTGCGCTACACGGACGCCTTCGCCATGGTCGTCGTCGCAGTGTTCAGCGCGGCGCTGGTCTGGAAGGGCTGGCCGATCTTCTGGGATTCCTTCGAACGCGGCCGGACGACCGGGTCCATGCTGGATCTGCCGTCCTGGGTCACGGAACTGGCGGTGCCCTTCGGCTTCGCCGTGCTGTTCGTGCAGGCGGTCATCGAGACCGTGGAAACACTCCGGGGCAACCGGCCCGGCCATTGGGAGGCACCCCACGAATGA
- a CDS encoding TRAP transporter large permease, whose amino-acid sequence MTVLLILVALFGLLLLRVPVAFALGGLGLALLLIGGFSPLMAPQAVLSTLDGFILLAVPLFLLMSNVLLKGGVGRDLFAAVHAWVGHWPGGLAVATILSCGIFAAISGSSVATAATIGTVAIPEMINRGYEKRFVYGLLAAGGTLGILIPPSIPMIVYGFVTEESVIALFLAGIGPGIALLTLFIVLAMIQARFFGGYTPEKPVSWPERWRATARAVPSLALAALIILGIYSGAFTPTEAAAVGFAAAVVITAGILRTLTWKDFRAAAFEAMATTVAILLIIAGAKVFGKAITLYRLPQDISLFLSQNLDTALLFILVVSAVLLLMGLVFEALSMVLIMTPVLLPSAIQMGFDPIWFGVFMVVMVECALITPPVGLNLYVIQSVARAPLSDVARGVLPFLVLMLAVAALLYVWTDLALYIPFKL is encoded by the coding sequence ATGACGGTCCTTCTGATTCTCGTGGCCCTGTTCGGGCTGCTGCTGCTGCGGGTGCCGGTCGCCTTCGCGCTGGGCGGGTTGGGTCTGGCGCTGCTGCTGATCGGCGGCTTCTCGCCGCTGATGGCGCCGCAGGCGGTCTTGTCGACGCTGGACGGGTTCATCCTGCTGGCCGTGCCGCTGTTCCTGTTGATGTCGAATGTCCTGCTGAAAGGCGGGGTCGGACGCGATCTGTTCGCCGCCGTCCATGCCTGGGTCGGCCACTGGCCGGGCGGGCTGGCCGTGGCGACGATCCTGTCCTGCGGAATCTTCGCGGCGATTTCCGGTTCCTCCGTCGCCACGGCGGCGACCATCGGCACCGTCGCCATTCCGGAAATGATCAATCGCGGCTATGAGAAGCGCTTCGTCTACGGACTGCTGGCCGCCGGCGGGACGCTGGGCATCCTGATCCCGCCGTCGATCCCGATGATCGTCTATGGCTTCGTGACGGAGGAATCCGTCATCGCCCTGTTCCTGGCAGGGATCGGACCGGGTATCGCGCTCCTGACGCTTTTCATCGTGCTGGCAATGATCCAGGCACGTTTCTTCGGCGGCTACACGCCGGAAAAGCCGGTCTCCTGGCCCGAGCGCTGGCGCGCCACCGCGCGTGCCGTGCCCAGCCTGGCCCTGGCCGCGCTGATCATTCTGGGCATCTATTCCGGCGCGTTCACCCCGACGGAAGCCGCCGCGGTCGGTTTCGCCGCCGCCGTGGTGATCACCGCCGGCATTCTGCGGACCCTGACCTGGAAGGATTTCCGCGCCGCCGCCTTCGAGGCGATGGCGACCACGGTGGCGATCCTGCTGATCATCGCCGGTGCCAAGGTCTTCGGAAAGGCGATCACCCTCTATCGCCTGCCGCAGGACATCTCGCTGTTTCTCAGCCAGAACCTGGATACGGCGCTGCTGTTCATCCTGGTTGTCAGCGCGGTGCTGCTGCTGATGGGTCTGGTCTTCGAGGCATTGTCCATGGTGTTGATCATGACGCCGGTGCTGCTGCCCTCGGCGATCCAGATGGGCTTCGACCCGATCTGGTTCGGGGTCTTCATGGTCGTCATGGTGGAATGCGCCCTGATCACCCCACCGGTCGGGCTGAATCTCTACGTGATACAATCCGTGGCCCGGGCGCCCCTGTCGGATGTGGCGCGGGGCGTGCTGCCCTTCCTCGTGCTGATGCTGGCGGTGGCGGCGCTGCTCTATGTCTGGACCGATCTGGCGCTCTACATACCGTTCAAGCTGTGA